The sequence AGCGCTGTCCGCTCCCATGAGGCGGTCGACGTGATCATCGCGCCCTCCGTAGAGGAAAGGATGGCGCGGGAGAACCGCCGGCGTAAGGGGAAAGCCTCCCGGATGGAGGAGGCCATGCCCATCGCCCTCCCGCGAGGCGATGGCGGTTAAAGGGGAGGATGGGCCGGTCTTCGGGCTCCCGGATCGTCCTACTCGCCGCGCCTTCCCGGAGAGGAACCTCCAGTGGCGTGTCGTGCGGCCGTCAGGAGAAGGCCACACCGAAGCGGCTTTCGTCCCCGGTTACCGCTGCGGGGCAGCGCCGGCCTCTCACCGGACTTCCCGCCACCCATCTTGTGGTGAGCCGGCTTCAGGGCCCATTATATTCGGAGGCCTCCGGATGTCAAATCAGGGCGGGGTCTTTGTCCTTCGAGGGCGCGGGCGAGCGGCCTGACGCTCCCGACGGACCTCACGGATCGCTTCGAGGAGATCCTCGCGGCGGATGCGCAGCGCCGGATAGATGTCCGGCTTCAGTTCAGAGATGGGGATGCCCTGGGAGGACGCGAAGGCGGTCAGCGCACGGTAGGCGGCGCGGGCGCAGACGGCCGCGATCTCCGCGCCACTGAAACCGCGGGTCTTCGCCGCCAGCTCCTCCAGGGAAACCGCGGGATCGAGCGGCCGGCGGCGCAGATGGACCCGGAAGATCTCCATGCGGGCCTTCCGATCTGGAAGGGGGATCACGATCTTGCGGTCGAAGCGGCCGGGCCGCAGCAGGGCGGGATCGAGATCCTGGGGCCGGTTCGTGGCGCCCACCACGATCACCCCGGAGAGGGGGGCCAGGCCGTCCATCTCCGTGCAGAGCTGGGCGAAAGCCCGACGGGTCTCCTCATGCGCTCCTTCCCGGCGAGGGCAGAAGCCATCGATCTCATCGATGAACAGCAACACCGGTCGGCCCTGCGCCGCTTCCGCCCGGGCCTCCGCGAACACCCCGGCGATGCGACGGGCGCTTTCCCCATACCACATCGAGAAGACATCCGGCGGAGTGAGCACCAGGAAGACAGCCTCGCTCCGCCGGGCGAGGATGCGGGCCAGGGTGGTTTTGCCCGTCCCCGGGGGGCCGATCAGCAACACCCCCTTTGGGGGCTGCAGGCGGAGGTGCTGGAAGACCCCCGGATTGCGCAGGGGCTCGACGATCCAAGTCTGCAACTCCGCCCGCACCGTCTCCAGCCCCCCCAGATCCTCCCAGTCCACTTCTCCTACGTCCACGGCGGCGGAGGAGGTGGAAGAGCGCACCCGGGGGCGTTGCCCCACCGTGCGGGCCAGAAGGACCCGGATCTCCTCCATCAGGGACGCTGGCGTCTCGACAGTCAATTTCCCGCCCCACTCGTTCTCCCAATCCAGGCTGATCCAGGCTTCATCGATGTAAGCCTCAATGCGGGCCTTTAACGGGATCAAATGCCCGGAAGGATGCAGGGCGAAGATCGGGGCCGAGCCCCCAGGTCCCTCCATGCGGGTCATAACAGCCCGGCGGCGGAGGTGATGGAGCAGCCGGATCAGGCCGCGGATCGAAGGCTGGGGAACCTGGATGATCACCGGCTCCTGCAGGTGCGCCTGCAGGAACGCTTCCACCCGCGCCAGGTCGGTGGGAGCGCAGCGGATCTGGATGTTCAGGGCCTCGCCGAATCCCGGCTCCAGCTGGATCTGACAGGGGGCCCCGCCGATCTCCGCCTTCAGCACGGCCCGGATCGGATAAACGAACCCGTCGGGATCCTGGTGGAGCTGGGGCGCATCCTCCGGCTCCCCCCGGAAATTCCAGCG is a genomic window of Thermoflexus sp. containing:
- a CDS encoding ATP-binding protein, which gives rise to MDEGDRNPLLPASPSPPGSSPGSAPGPIAVREVALVRQVKGLHRAARAFYENLLRYGTVTLVGGRWNFRGEPEDAPQLHQDPDGFVYPIRAVLKAEIGGAPCQIQLEPGFGEALNIQIRCAPTDLARVEAFLQAHLQEPVIIQVPQPSIRGLIRLLHHLRRRAVMTRMEGPGGSAPIFALHPSGHLIPLKARIEAYIDEAWISLDWENEWGGKLTVETPASLMEEIRVLLARTVGQRPRVRSSTSSAAVDVGEVDWEDLGGLETVRAELQTWIVEPLRNPGVFQHLRLQPPKGVLLIGPPGTGKTTLARILARRSEAVFLVLTPPDVFSMWYGESARRIAGVFAEARAEAAQGRPVLLFIDEIDGFCPRREGAHEETRRAFAQLCTEMDGLAPLSGVIVVGATNRPQDLDPALLRPGRFDRKIVIPLPDRKARMEIFRVHLRRRPLDPAVSLEELAAKTRGFSGAEIAAVCARAAYRALTAFASSQGIPISELKPDIYPALRIRREDLLEAIREVRRERQAARPRPRRTKTPP